Proteins co-encoded in one Brassica rapa cultivar Chiifu-401-42 chromosome A02, CAAS_Brap_v3.01, whole genome shotgun sequence genomic window:
- the LOC103851105 gene encoding ADP,ATP carrier protein ER-ANT1 isoform X1, translating to MTSVRKPEKFSTDFAMGGAAAIVAKSAAAPIERVKLLLQNQGEMIKTGHLTTPYSSLSNCFLRIFKEEGALSFWRGNQANVIRYFPTQASNFAFKGYFKTLLGYSKERDGYFKWFAGNVASGSAAGATTSLFLYHLDYARTRLGTDAKESSVNGKRQFRGMVDVYRRTLSSDGVKGLYRGFGVSIVGITLYRGMYFGMYDTIKPIVLVGSLEGNFLASFLLGWSITTSAGVIAYPFDTLRRRMMLTSGQPVKYRNAVHALREIMKTEGFYALYRGVTANMLLGVAGAGVLAGYDQLHRIAYKHWVVQ from the exons ATGACTTCGGTCCGAAAACCAGAGAAATTCTCAACGGACTTCGCCATGGGAGGCGCAGCAGCCATCGTCGCCAAATCCGCAGCCGCCCCCATCGAAAGAGTGAAACTTTTACTCCAAAACCAAGGAGAAATGATCAAAACAGGACACCTCACCACACCTTACTCAAGCCTCTCCAACTGCTTCCTCAGAATCTTCAAAGAAGAAGGTGCTCTCTCCTTCTGGAGAGGAAACCAAGCCAACGTCATCCGCTACTTCCCTACACAG GCTTCCAACTTTGCGTTTAAAGGTTACTTCAAGACCCTCCTCGGATACTCCAAGGAGAGAGACGGTTACTTCAAGTGGTTCGCTGGGAATGTAGCTTCTGGAAGCGCTGCTGGTGCCACGACTTCGTTGTTTTTATACCATTTGGACTACGCGAGGACACGTTTGGGCACTGATGCGAAGGAGAGCTCGGTGAATGGGAAGAGACAGTTTAGAGGGATGGTTGATGTGTACCGTAGGACTTTGTCTAGCGACGGTGTTAAAGGGCTTTACCGTGGCTTTGGGGTTTCGATAGTGGGGATCACTCTTTACCGGGGGATGTATTTTGGGATGTATGATACCATCAAACCCATTGTGCTTGTTGGTTCCTTGGAG GGAAACTTTTTGGCTAGCTTTTTGTTGGGTTGGAGCATTACTACCTCTGCAGGGGTCATTGCGTACCCTTTTGATACGCTAAGGCGGAGGATGATGCTTACGTCAGGGCAGCCTGTGAAGTACAGGAACGCTGTTCATGCGTTGAGGGAGATAATGAAAACGGAAGGGTTCTATGCGCTGTATAGAGGAGTTACTGCGAACATGCTTCTTGGAGTAGCGGGAGCTGGAGTGCTTGCGGGGTATGATCAGCTTCACCGGATTGCTTATAAGCATTGGGTTGTTCAGTAG
- the LOC103851105 gene encoding ADP,ATP carrier protein ER-ANT1 isoform X2, which yields MTSVRKPEKFSTDFAMGGAAAIVAKSAAAPIERVKLLLQNQGEMIKTGHLTTPYSSLSNCFLRIFKEEGALSFWRGNQANASNFAFKGYFKTLLGYSKERDGYFKWFAGNVASGSAAGATTSLFLYHLDYARTRLGTDAKESSVNGKRQFRGMVDVYRRTLSSDGVKGLYRGFGVSIVGITLYRGMYFGMYDTIKPIVLVGSLEGNFLASFLLGWSITTSAGVIAYPFDTLRRRMMLTSGQPVKYRNAVHALREIMKTEGFYALYRGVTANMLLGVAGAGVLAGYDQLHRIAYKHWVVQ from the exons ATGACTTCGGTCCGAAAACCAGAGAAATTCTCAACGGACTTCGCCATGGGAGGCGCAGCAGCCATCGTCGCCAAATCCGCAGCCGCCCCCATCGAAAGAGTGAAACTTTTACTCCAAAACCAAGGAGAAATGATCAAAACAGGACACCTCACCACACCTTACTCAAGCCTCTCCAACTGCTTCCTCAGAATCTTCAAAGAAGAAGGTGCTCTCTCCTTCTGGAGAGGAAACCAAGCCAAC GCTTCCAACTTTGCGTTTAAAGGTTACTTCAAGACCCTCCTCGGATACTCCAAGGAGAGAGACGGTTACTTCAAGTGGTTCGCTGGGAATGTAGCTTCTGGAAGCGCTGCTGGTGCCACGACTTCGTTGTTTTTATACCATTTGGACTACGCGAGGACACGTTTGGGCACTGATGCGAAGGAGAGCTCGGTGAATGGGAAGAGACAGTTTAGAGGGATGGTTGATGTGTACCGTAGGACTTTGTCTAGCGACGGTGTTAAAGGGCTTTACCGTGGCTTTGGGGTTTCGATAGTGGGGATCACTCTTTACCGGGGGATGTATTTTGGGATGTATGATACCATCAAACCCATTGTGCTTGTTGGTTCCTTGGAG GGAAACTTTTTGGCTAGCTTTTTGTTGGGTTGGAGCATTACTACCTCTGCAGGGGTCATTGCGTACCCTTTTGATACGCTAAGGCGGAGGATGATGCTTACGTCAGGGCAGCCTGTGAAGTACAGGAACGCTGTTCATGCGTTGAGGGAGATAATGAAAACGGAAGGGTTCTATGCGCTGTATAGAGGAGTTACTGCGAACATGCTTCTTGGAGTAGCGGGAGCTGGAGTGCTTGCGGGGTATGATCAGCTTCACCGGATTGCTTATAAGCATTGGGTTGTTCAGTAG
- the LOC103851106 gene encoding LOW QUALITY PROTEIN: cellulose synthase A catalytic subunit 7 [UDP-forming] (The sequence of the model RefSeq protein was modified relative to this genomic sequence to represent the inferred CDS: inserted 1 base in 1 codon): METMQQTTYHTEREKLKKGFLIFTDKRLVLHILNVLVSVLSSLTAADMEASAGLVAGSHNRNELVVIHNHEEPKPLKNLDGQFCEICGDQIGLTVEGDLFVACNECGFPACRPCYEYERREGTQNCPQCKTRYKRLRGSPRVEGDEDEEDIDDIEHEFNIDDEHNKQNHSAESMLYGKMSYGRGPDDDENGRFPPVIAGGHSRHVSGEFPAGGEHGLHKRVHPYPSSEAGSERWDDKKEGGWRERMDDWKLQQGNLGPEPDDDPDMGLIDEARQPLSRKVPIASSKINPYRMVIVARLVILAVFLRYRLLNPVHDALGLWLTSVICEIWFAVSWILDQFPKWFPIDRETYLDRLSLRYEREGEPNMLAPVDVFVSTVDPMKEPPLVTSNTVLSILAMDYPVDKISCYVSDDGASMLTFDSLAETAEFARKWVPFCKKFSIEPRAPEMYFTLKIDYLKDKVQPTFVKERRAMKREYEEFKVRINALVAKASKVPLEGWIMPDGTPXPGNNTKDHPGMIQVFLGSNGGFDVEGHELPRLVYVSREKRPGFQHHKKAGAMNALVRVAGVLTNAPFMLNLDCDHYVNNCKAVREAMCFLMDPQIGKKVCYVQFPQRFDGIDRHDRYANRNTVFFDINMKALDGIQGPVYVGTGCVFKRQALYGYEPPKGPKRPKMISCGCCPCFGRRRKSKHESNGDIAGAEGDKEHLMSEMNFEQKFGQSSIFVTSTLMEDGGVPPSSSPAVLLKEAIHVISCGYEDKTEWGTELGWIYGSITEDILTGFKMHCRGWRSIYCMPKRAAFKGSAPINLSDRLNQVLRWALGSVEIFFSRHSPLWYGYKGGKLKWLERFAYANTTIYPFTSIPLLAYCILPAICLLTDKFIMPPISTFASLFFIALFGSIIATGILELRWSGVSIEEWWRNEQFWVIGGISAHLFAVVQGLLKILAGIDTNFTVTSKATDDDDFGELYAFKWTTLLIPPTTVLIINIVGVVAGISDAINNGYQSWGPLFGKLFFSFWVIVHLYPFLKGLMGRQNRTPTIVVIWSILLASIFSLLWVRIDPFVMKTKGPDTSMCGINC; the protein is encoded by the exons ATGGAGACTATGCAACAAACTACGTACcatacagagagagagaaacttaaAAAGGGTTTCCTCATCTTCACTGATAAAAGACTTGTTCTTCATATACTGAATGTCCTAGTTTCGGTTTTGTCCTCTCTCACTGCCGCTGATATGGAAGCCAGCGCCGGTCTTGTTGCCGGTTCGCATAACCGTAACGAGCTTGTTGTCATTCACAACCACGAAGAG CCGAAGCCTCTGAAGAATCTGGATGGACAATTCTGTGAGATATGTGGAGATCAGATTGGGTTAACAGTAGAGGGAGACCTGTTCGTAGCTTGCAACGAGTGTGGTTTTCCAGCGTGCAGGCCATGCTACGAGTACGAGAGAAGAGAAGGGACACAGAACTGTCCTCAGTGCAAGACTCGTTACAAGCGTCTCAGAGGAAGCCCAAGAGTGGAAGGAGATGAGGATGAAGAGGATATTGATGATATTGAGCACGAGTTTAATATCGATGATGAACATAACAAGCAGAATCATTCTGCTGAGTCCATGCTCTATGGGAAAATGAGCTATGGAAGAGGTCCTGATGATGATGAGAACGGGAGATTCCCACCTGTTATAGCCGGTGGCCATAGTAGACAT GTAAGTGGAGAGTTCCCAGCTGGAGGAGAGCATGGGCTTCATAAGCGTGTGCACCCATATCCATCATCTGAAGCTG GGAGTGAGAGATGGGATGATAAGAAGGAGGGAGGATGGCGAGAAAGAATGGATGACTGGAAGCTCCAGCAAGGAAACCTTGGTCCAGAACCAGATGATGATCCTGACATGGGACT GATAGACGAGGCAAGGCAGCCACTCTCGCGGAAAGTTCCCATAGCATCAAGCAAGATCAATCCATATAGGATGGTCATAGTTGCTAGGCTTGTGATTCTAGCAGTTTTTCTACGTTATAGGCTCTTGAACCCTGTGCATGATGCTCTGGGGTTATGGCTAACCTCTGTGATATGTGAAATATGGTTTGCCGTCTCTTGGATTCTTGATCAGTTCCCCAAGTGGTTCCCTATCGACCGTGAGACCTATCTAGACCGTCTCTCCCTCAG ATACGAGAGAGAAGGTGAACCAAACATGCTTGCCCCTGTAGATGTCTTTGTAAGTACAGTGGACCCAATGAAGGAGCCTCCCTTAGTCACATCCAACACAGTCCTATCAATCTTGGCCATGGACTACCCTGTTGATAAAATCTCCTGCTACGTCTCTGACGATGGTGCTTCCATGCTCACATTCGACTCTCTAGCAGAAACAGCCGAGTTTGCAAGAAAATGGGTTCCCTTCTGCAAGAAATTCTCCATAGAGCCACGTGCTCCGGAGATGTACTTCACGTTGAAAATTGATTATCTCAAGGATAAAGTCCAGCCAACGTTCGTTAAAGAACGTAGAGCCATGAAG AGAGAGTATGAGGAGTTCAAGGTGAGGATCAATGCTCTTGTGGCTAAAGCCTCAAAGGTTCCTCTAGAAGGTTGGATCATGCCAGATGGAACAC TGCCAGGGAACAACACTAAGGACCATCCCGGTATGATCCAAGTCTTCCTCGGCAGCAACGGTGGATTTGATGTTGAAGGCCATGAGCTTCCTCGCCTTGTGTACGTGTCACGTGAGAAGCGGCCTGGTTTTCAGCACCACAAGAAAGCTGGTGCCATGAACGCTCTGGTTAGAGTAGCGGGAGTACTCACAAATGCACCTTTCATGCTGAACTTGGACTGTGATCACTACGTTAACAACTGCAAGGCCGTGAGGGAAGCAATGTGTTTTTTGATGGATCCTCAGATTGGAAAGAAGGTTTGCTACGTGCAGTTCCCTCAAAGGTTCGATGGTATTGACAGGCATGATCGTTACGCCAACAGAAACACTGTCTTCTTTGAT ATCAATATGAAAGCTCTAGATGGAATCCAAGGTCCAGTTTACGTTGGTACTGGTTGTGTTTTCAAACGACAAGCTCTGTATGGTTATGAACCACCAAAGGGTCCTAAACGTCCTAAGATGATAAGCTGTGGTTGTTGTCCTTGTTTTGGTCGCCGGAGAAAGTCCAAGCATGAGTCTAATGGCGACATAGCAG GAGCAGAGGGTGACAAGGAGCATTTGATGTCTGAGATGAACTTTGAGCAAAAGTTTGGGCAATCATCCATCTTTGTAACCTCAACTTTGATGGAAGATGGTGGTGTTCCTCCATCATCAAGTCCTGCAGTGCTACTTAAAGAGGCTATTCATGTCATAAGCTGTGGTTATGAAGACAAGACTGAGTGGGGAACTGAG CTGGGTTGGATCTATGGCTCAATCACTGAGGATATTTTGACCGGTTTCAAGATGCATTGCCGTGGCTGGAGATCTATTTACTGCATGCCTAAGAGAGCTGCATTCAAAGGCTCAGCTCCTATTAATCTATCAGACAGGTTAAACCAGGTTTTGCGTTGGGCACTTGGATCCGTTGAAATCTTTTTCAGCCGGCACAGTCCTCTTTGGTACGGCTACAAAGGAGGCAAACTCAAATGGCTTGAACGTTTTGCTTATGCTAACACAACAATCTACCCTTTTACATCTATTCCACTCCTTGCCTACTGTATTCTTCCAGCTATCTGTCTCCTTACCGACAAGTTCATCATGCCACCG ATAAGCACGTTTGCTAGTCTCTTCTTCATTGCATTGTTTGGTTCCATCATTGCAACGGGAATCTTGGAGCTGAGATGGAGTGGAGTGAGCATTGAGGAGTGGTGGAGAAACGAGCAGTTCTGGGTCATTGGAGGAATCTCAGCTCATCTCTTTGCGGTTGTCCAAGGACTCCTCAAGATCTTAGCAGGCATTGACACAAACTTCACAGTCACGTCAAAGGCAACGGATGACGACGACTTTGGAGAGCTTTACGCTTTCAAATGGACAACTCTGCTTATCCCTCCGACAACGGTTCTGATCATAAACATTGTTGGAGTTGTTGCAGGCATCTCGGATGCTATCAACAATGGGTATCAGTCTTGGGGACCTCTGTTTGGTAAACTCTTCTTCTCATTTTGGGTCATTGTTCATCTCTACCCGTTCCTTAAAGGTTTGATGGGGAGACAGAACAGAACGCCGACGATTGTGGTAATTTGGTCGATTTTGTTGGCTTCTATCTTCTCTTTGCTTTGGGTGAGGATTGATCCTTTCGTGATGAAGACTAAAGGACCTGACACTTCCATGTGTGGCATTAACTGCTGA